The following is a genomic window from Saprospiraceae bacterium.
TGAAGAGAAAGAATCTGAACAATATTATGACGAAAAAGCAAAACAATTTTTAGCGGACAGATATATCATGGGGACTTGCCCAAAATGCGGTAATCCTGATGCTTATGGAGATCAATGTGAAAAGTGTGGCTCGTCACTTAGTCCAACTGAGCTGATCAATCCGATTTCGACCCTCACAGGAGACAAACCTGTTTTGAAAAAAACAGTACACTGGTATCTGCCATTAGATAAATATGAAGAGTGGCTGAGACACTGGATCAATACCGGTGAACTGGATGGTGAGCAATTGCATGATCCGGATCAATGGAAAAATCACGTACTCGGTCAGTGCAAATCATGGTTAGACGGAGGACTTCAACCCCGGGCTATGACCCGTGATCTTGACTGGGGCGTAGATGTGCCGCATCATATCAAAGGTCATGAAGGCAAAAAACTATATGTGTGGATGGATGCCCCGATTGGTTATGTCTCAGCAACAAGACAATGGGCGATAGACCATAAAAAAAACTGGAAAAAATACTGGCAGGATAAAGAAAGTGCCCTGATTCATTTTATCGGCAAGGACAATATCGTTTTTCATTGTCTGATCTTTCCGGCTATCCTTCACGCTCACGGAGACTATAATCTCCCGATCAATGTACCAGCCAATCAGTTTATGAATCTCGAAGGAAGAAAAATTTCTACTTCAAGAAACTGGGCGGTATGGGTACATGAATATCTGGATGAATTTCCGGACCGGCAGGATGAACTTAGATATGCTATGATAAAAAACATGCCTGAACAAAAAGACAGCGAATTTACCTGGAAGAGTTATCAGGATGCCAACAATAATGAACTTGTCAACAACCTCGCCAATTTTGTCAATCGCGTAGTTGTGCTGACCAATAAATATTATGACGGCAAAGTACCCGCCTTTGATGAAAATGCAGAAATCATCAGCCCTGAAGACAAATATGATGCTTCATATCATGATTCAGAACTATTGAGACTTTTTGATGATATTCATGAAATGTGTGATTATGTGAGGTCATTTGACTTTAGGTCTGCCCTGAAAATCCTGATGGATATTTCCACCAAAGGCAACCAGATCTTACAGTTTAACGAGCCTTGGAAAACTATAAAGGATGACCCTGAATCTGTCAAGGTCGTAATGAACCTTTGTTTACAGTATGTAGCTGCCATCGGTGTCATATGCCGGCCATTTATGCCATTTACTTCAGATAAAATCCGGATCCTTCTCAACCAAAAGGCCATTGAAGAAAAAGGAGAACTTGAAAAAATGCTCAACAAGCTAGCAGAAGGCGAGCCTGTCCTTAAAAAAGGGCATAAAATAGGTGAGCCGCTTCACTTATTTACCCGTATAGATGATGCCATCATTCAGCAGCAAATAGATAAACTGAACGCAACTGATCAAAATAATAAAATGACAGTACAGGAAAACGCATCCACCGCACCACACCAATCTGTGAAACCCGAAATCACATATGAAGACTTTACAAAACTGGATATACGCACAGCGACTATAGTACAGGCAGAAAAAATAGAAAAAGCAGATAAGCTTCTGAAACTCACGCTTGATCTGGGTTTTGAGCAGAGGACGGTAGTATCAGGCATAGCGGAGCACTACAAACCAGAGGAAGTCATCGGGAAAAAAGTAAGCCTGTTGGCCAATCTTGCTCCACGTAAAATGAAAGGAGTGGAATCTCAGGGTATGATACTTATGGCTGAAGACACTAAAGGAAAACTGAGTTTCATCAGCCCGGATGCAAATTGGGAAAACGGCCAAAGCATAAAATAAATGACAGCATCAGAAAAAATACTCAAAGAACACCATCTTCGGGTGACTCCATTCAGGGCTGAAGTACTGCAAATATTTACTAATGCCGGCAAAGCACTTTCATCTCATGATATAGAATCACAACTTTCTGATGCAGACAGGATCACTTTGTACAGGACACTGAAGAGCTTTGAAGAAAAAGGCATCATACACAAAGCCATAGATGGTACTATCACCCAAAAATATGCCTTATGTGATGCACACTGCGATGAAGACCACCACCATGATGAGCACGTACATTTTCACTGTGAAAAGTGTGAAAATACTTTTTGTTTGGATCAGGTAGTTGTCCCAAATATCGAACTCCCATCCGGCTTCAAAGTCAAACATACCAATATGGTGGTCAATGGGGTTTGTAAGGATTGTTGCAATTAATTTACATTGATCTTTGATAGTTTGCACATTTAATAAGTATAATATTCAGATTTTTTTATACGTTGTTGTTCTCAATGTTTTTAATATTTTGTTTGCAAATTATTAGATTTAATACCTGATAAATAAGTCTGCATATGCTACACGAGTATGACAAAACCATTGCTCACCATTACAATGCATATAGGCCTCCGCTGCATAAAATCATACTGGAGAAGGCTATAAACAAGGATGCAAAATATAAAAATGGCCTTGACATCGGGTGTGGTACGGGATATTCATCGGTTGCATTGGCGAACTATTGCGATCATGTGACAGGTGTGAATCCAAGTAAGGAAATGATAGATCAGGCAATACAACATAAGCTGGTTAGCTATTATCTTGGTTCGGGCGATTGTTTGCCCGATGGTATTGATAAGATAGATATTGTATGTTTTGCAGGTTCTCTATTTTATACAAAATCTCCAAAACTCATAAGTGAGCTGTTTACACTCCGGGGGAAAGTACTGCCTGTCGGTGGTTTAAAGGAAAAAGTCCTTGCAGCAAGAAGGACCGGCATCACGATTATTAATAAATATTCCTCCTCTTTGGTAGTAAGCCTTAAAAAATTTTATTTCATGTATCTCTGATTTTACTTACGGAGGATGTGAAAAATTGGTTTTTTATTTAATTAAAATTATTTTGCCTTCGTTAGATATTTTAAAGATTTCAAATTTAATTTTTTCTTCTTCAAGACGAATGATATCACTATGATTTACTAAATGAGATTTAAAAACCCCTTTCTTAAATGTTGTGTAAACTTCTACCCCGTTTCCATCAAAAAATTGCAAATAACCAATTCTGGCAATAGATAGTAATTTTGTTGAATTGTAATTCAACAAAATAGATATAATATTATAAAATTCATTTTTATCGACAGTTTCAAATTTTAAGTTTACAATTAATGAATTAAAATTATCAGATAGATATAATTTAAAAATTTGTTTTTCAAACTTATCAGATTCTTTATATTCTAAGTCATTAAATAAATTTATTAATTCAATGTGTTTTAAAATTGAATCTACACATAGCTCAGTGATGTATATGAATCTATCTTTATTAAAATAAAAACTATCAATATCAATGATCAGCTCATTAAGGCTTTCAATCTTGACTATTTCATTTTTGCAAAATACAACTCCATTACCGTCACTAAAGTTATGGTATCCAAGAAATTCTGACCCTTTAATAACTTTAATTTCTTTATTGTGACATGAGATGAAATTTATTGAAATCAAAAGGATTAATAATTTTAATTCCCACATATTTTCTAATTATTTTAAAATAAAATTTGTCAAATGACTTGTTATAATAGAGCATCAACCTCATCAATCCCCCGATGGCAATTTGAAACTGCGATCCAGTAATTTAGAAATTTTAAATTCATCGTCTTATTGATCATTTTATATCCAAATATTGACGATTATGAATTATAGCTGAGTTACATTTTTTTAAAATATGTAGTTATAGTGGACAGAAAATATTCTGCGAAAAATTTAAATCATAATGTATTGTAAGTTAAATAATTATGATTATAATTTTTCGCAATCAATTTTCTGTTTGGTATAATGCATTAAAAAAGCTAAATATAAGGTATCGAAGCCGCAGACTTTGACAATCGGATTTGCAACTAAGAAAAAGTTTAAACTCTAAAACTCAATCAAATTCCTCATCAAACTCGGTTTTCTTTTTTGTTTTATTTTCTTCACTGCCATCCTGAGATAAGTTTTCATATTTGCTGCAGTCAGTTTCTATCAATTCTTCAGCAGGGCGCATGAAAACGGTATTTTTCCCAAAACCCAGGAGGTTGTCTTTTTCAATTTTTGCCAATAACTTTTCAAAATAAGGGCGTGCCATCACCGCTCCCTGACCATCTGAAAGTGTATTGAACCTGATAAATTC
Proteins encoded in this region:
- the metG gene encoding methionine--tRNA ligase, whose amino-acid sequence is MRQYKRYLITSALPYANGPLHIGHLAGAYLPADIYVRFQRLMGKDIVYICGSDEHGAAITIKAMKEKSTPQKIVDKYHNLFKETFSRIGISFDMYHRTSEQIHHETSQEFFSKLYSKGEFEEKESEQYYDEKAKQFLADRYIMGTCPKCGNPDAYGDQCEKCGSSLSPTELINPISTLTGDKPVLKKTVHWYLPLDKYEEWLRHWINTGELDGEQLHDPDQWKNHVLGQCKSWLDGGLQPRAMTRDLDWGVDVPHHIKGHEGKKLYVWMDAPIGYVSATRQWAIDHKKNWKKYWQDKESALIHFIGKDNIVFHCLIFPAILHAHGDYNLPINVPANQFMNLEGRKISTSRNWAVWVHEYLDEFPDRQDELRYAMIKNMPEQKDSEFTWKSYQDANNNELVNNLANFVNRVVVLTNKYYDGKVPAFDENAEIISPEDKYDASYHDSELLRLFDDIHEMCDYVRSFDFRSALKILMDISTKGNQILQFNEPWKTIKDDPESVKVVMNLCLQYVAAIGVICRPFMPFTSDKIRILLNQKAIEEKGELEKMLNKLAEGEPVLKKGHKIGEPLHLFTRIDDAIIQQQIDKLNATDQNNKMTVQENASTAPHQSVKPEITYEDFTKLDIRTATIVQAEKIEKADKLLKLTLDLGFEQRTVVSGIAEHYKPEEVIGKKVSLLANLAPRKMKGVESQGMILMAEDTKGKLSFISPDANWENGQSIK
- a CDS encoding transcriptional repressor, which gives rise to MTASEKILKEHHLRVTPFRAEVLQIFTNAGKALSSHDIESQLSDADRITLYRTLKSFEEKGIIHKAIDGTITQKYALCDAHCDEDHHHDEHVHFHCEKCENTFCLDQVVVPNIELPSGFKVKHTNMVVNGVCKDCCN
- a CDS encoding methyltransferase domain-containing protein — its product is MLHEYDKTIAHHYNAYRPPLHKIILEKAINKDAKYKNGLDIGCGTGYSSVALANYCDHVTGVNPSKEMIDQAIQHKLVSYYLGSGDCLPDGIDKIDIVCFAGSLFYTKSPKLISELFTLRGKVLPVGGLKEKVLAARRTGITIINKYSSSLVVSLKKFYFMYL